gccgcctggACCCACCCACACTATAGCCCATAGGGTGAACCCGTCGGGGATCACGACATGATTCCGGCCGCGATCCACCGCGATCACGCCAGATTCCGGACGCGATCGCGACCGGAATCCGGTGGGATCGAGGCCGGATTCCAGCCTGGCCgcgttcgagaccgaaatccggCTGCGATCGCGCTGGAATCTGGCTGCGATCGCGCTGGATCTCTTTTCCTTCGTTCTCGCACTCACCGCACAGCTTCGCCTCCTCGTGCCAGCCACCCTTGTGCCCGCCGCCGACCGGCCTGCCCACCgccggcggcctccggccgcctggACCCACCCACACTATAGCCCAGAGGTGAACCCGTCGGGGATCACGACATGATTCCGGCCGCGATCCACCGCGATCACGCCAGATTCCGGATGCGATCGCGACCGGAATCCGGTGGGATCGAGGCCGGATTCCAGCCTAGCCGCATTCAAGACCGAACTCCGGCTGCGATCGCGCTGGAATCCGGCTGCGATCGCGCCGGATTTCGGTCGCGATCGTGCCCGGAATCTGGCGAGATCGCGGCCGGATTCGGGATGCTTCACGACCGAACTCGATTGCACCAGCTTCCGACGAGTTCGCGGTCGGCTTCCGGCGCGATCGCGTCTGCAGGGATGCAGGGCTGCCGGGCCATCGGCGGGGGCGGTCGTTCGACGGCGGGGTGCGAGGAGGCGCGAGGGTGACGCGCGGTGAGTTCGGCGAGAAcgaaggaaagagaaaatttttcattaatgaaaaataaaaagcggttttaaaaaataattaaaaataggaaGGCAGCGATAAAAAATAACCACGTGAGTTTGTCCGTATGGTTTCGTAGGAAAAGGTCCGTAGgatatcaattatatatatatatatatatatatatatatatatatatatatatatatatatatatatatatatatatatataatcctacGGACCTCTTATTATGAAATGCTACGAAGTGCTCATGTGGCAAAATCAAAATCCGCatcattatttttttctaaaaaaatttgcgtcactttttttcctttttattttcaaaaaatctaCCTTTCCTCCGTAGAACCTCTCATCGCCGCCCCACATGCAATTCTCCTCGCCATCCCACACGTGATTCCTTGCCTACGAAGACTTGCCCTCTCTGCGCCCTTCCCTCCCTCGCCATGACAACGACCCTCACCGTGACGCCATACCACAGCAATCCCTAACCACACCCTACCCTCTCTCGCTGCACCCTCCTGCGAGTCTAGGTTTTCCAGCCCTTTCTGTGCCCTACCTTCCCTCACCCCAACTTCGACCATCGTCACGTTGAGCCTCCCTCCCTTGCCACGAAGAAGCTAGGTTTTCCCTAACTGCAACGAAGCTAATTTTTCCCACATGTCCCTCACTTGCCGCGACAAAGCTAGATTTTTCCTCTCTCGCTTATCTATCTCCTGCCAATAAGCTGGTGATAATGAACTCTCCCCTGAATATCTTAATAGAGCATAAAGGTTCTTAAAACTTGACAGCATTTCTATTCCATCATCGTGAGTTCTTATTTACTCACAGCCAATGAGAATTACTTGGTTCTAGTAGTTCTGGTATTGCATTTGATATGAAGATCTTAATCCTGGTTGATCCCTCCAGGTATACAAGTTTTTTGCAACCAGTGACAGCAAGACGCGAACCCCTCCAGTGAGTTGAGCACGATCAGAGGATGTTGTCGTCGTCACTCACAGCCACTAGCACTCGTCGCCGTCCATCGCCGCTGGAGAAATCGTAGAAGAGAGGGGCTTAAGATTTCCTTTCTCCTTGCACTGTGTGCGTCATCTTCTCCCTGCAGCCCCTCTCTTCTGCGATTTCTCCAGCAGCGACGGACGACAACGAGTGCTGGTGGCTGCGAGCGATGACAACGACATCCTCCTATTGTGCTCAACTCACTGGAGGGGCTCTCCAGTGAGTTCCCTTTCCGCGGCTTTCTTGTTCTTCTCGTCGGGGCGGGTTAGACaataggtatgtctagatcaaaatctatacgatgttaaatttgagaaaAGCATGCGctatttttagtaaagagaataacatatagcatgtgatttataccacatatactattgcgacaataaaagtagtaggagaatggatccctatttctctactatgtgagacctttgagattataagttaatctcagttttgCCCTtaatgactatttagctgtttacttaaaattttaatcaGCGTCTACTACTTTAGTATGTATtttatggctatggatgattcgatcTATGGAGCAAAATTAGGAAAgtaactgattagaatgaatgaattctagctaaaaaaaaaaagattaaatagatttacatctttttGATGTTATTCATTGATTGAtctatttctgttatgtataaaaataattgtgaatattgaatataaaacatgctcttgacataatagtcataatAAAGGATTAGAGATGTTTATAttaatgtaaatgaaaattatttactcTGAGTAACTAGTAAGATATGGATATCTTTAAGATAATGGTTGTGCCACTAGGAGATTGAATGTTTCCTGGATAAATGTTATGTGCCACTAGGACAGAGAAGCTATGTGTCATTATGAGAAAGGCTTTGATTCATTTGGAAGAGCGGCTaaataaagtgtaacaactttattagcattgattgttCAAAATAcaactatgtaaggtgtaacaatcttcttggcATCTATCGCTTAGTGTGCttgttgtcgcacgaaccattttctctaagtatggatcgGATGTTCTGgtatagtctttgtgactaaactcttatatagtctatgtgacttatttagtctttgtgactaactggtcttagtgacttacctgaatgaactagtcttagtgacttactattggagttcaatcaaagtctcacattggaaagatttggtaaagattatgagtttaaaaggatgtaaaaTATCTCGattgacatgagaccttttgggaaaagcttaagagcaaaatcatgagagcctagacccaaagtggacaatatcatatcattgtggagatatgtgaacatcctttgggcacaacaaatggtatcagaaaCATGGTCTAGATCAGATGTCATGTGAGGTAGCCTTGAACGAAGTCAAGGGTGCGCCCGGGGTAGGTCAGGTTGATCGAGTGCTTGAGAGAAGGCCCCGAAGCAAGTCAGGGTAATCGGATACTCAcggggaggcccggagcaggtcaggatgactagATGCCTGTAGGGAGGCCTGAAGCAGAtcaaggtgaccgaatgctcgcgAGGATACATGGAGCAAGTTAAGGTGATCAGATGTGGATGCTTGTGGGGAGACCCAGACCAGGTTAGGATGACCTGATGCTTGTGGGGAGACtcagaccatgagagtaattgtggtccttcgtttgaaggGATAATTgatgggattcaatcaaagtcctatattgaaaagatttggtaaaAATCATGAATTTAAAAAGGATGTGgaatatctctattggcatgagactATTTGGGGAGAGTCTAAGAACGAAGTCATGAGGGCCTAGATCAAAAATGTTACCCACTTTTTTAAAGGAAAAAATCTCTTTTATCCTAAGATAATTCTCATTATAAAAGGTGCGTTTAAAAGATGATTCACGGGGATGAaagaacaagaggaagaagaacaatcaagattttaaaatttaatttatgaaattatgaaatacttttttattttgattttgtaaTTGCTCTGTAGACAATCAAGCCGAAGATCTTATTCTGTCGTTGCTCGTGCCGATTGTAAAGTTTTACATATTAGATGGTAACAATAATCACATGAGACACGTTGTAGACTTCTGCCTGATTAGTTCGTCAAAACCAAGATGGCCATGCATTCTGTTTCACAGGTTGGAACAGGTCTCGATTCTGTCATTTCTCAGCACGACTAAATAATACTGGTTATATCCGAGGATTGATGAAAACCAGAAATATCTAGGTAGacattttgttttatttatcgttcttttttcccattaatttccTATTTAGTTTTTCATAGAAAAAGTTATTTATCAATTTACAATGCCACATCATGCAAATGGAAGGCTGAATCAGCAATATATTCTGGTAACAGACCAACTAGCTAAAAGTAAgcagtttaattttgaaaatacagACAAACAAGAAATGTTCAAATGATCATGTTTTAGAATATTATTACTAGCTAGAGTCGTCAATTTGGATTGAATTCATCGGATTGGTCTGTCCTGTCAAATAATTTAAGTAGATTGAattggaattttatcaactcaagcccgccatgggccgacccgcctaggcccgcgaccagCGCGGGTCGGCTcgcgatgggcttgggttggctCGTGGGTTGAGAAATACatgtaaactaagttttttttttttgctaattttatgtttctttgttataattttaaaataaaaataatactttttatcTCACATAACTACTCATTTGTCTTCATTTATatgtaaaatacatgtttatggatACATTTGGTTAATGAAACATTTATGAAGTAAAACgttgaaaatataaaatatattttaattttttaaaaaaaaattaataggttCGTGGGTTGATCCACCAAACCCATAACCCGCCTTAAATTGGGTTGAGTTAGAAATTTCTCAACCTGTTAAGTTGACGGGTCGACCCATCCCATCCCGCCAAATAGTTGACCTGTCACGAATCACGGATCGACCCACCCCACCATGAATTGACTCGTTTAACAGTTCTATTACTAACTCATGCATGGAGTGTGGAAAACATGGTCACTTGTATTTTCTACGGATCAAGCACACGTCAACATTGTCTAACTGACATTTCATTTATACTAGTGTGATCATGGACACGCGttacgtgtgtaatataataatatataaattatttgggtctttgagaattcaaattatttgaattttctaGTGTCACTcttataaaccaagaattaattatttgggtaagattcgtcagacccgcttccctatgtaaaaaattattttaatttgatattatacttatcttagtaaaaaaaaactaagaaaaatatattttttaacatcattagcctaaaatatttatagaaaattcTTTGATcctagtgttgtcaattctaagatgtgggactaaagagaactatattttttttatataaaacaaccagagaaaattaataatgagaaaaattcataataatatgccgcagctgagtctcgaactctagatcaatgattgtttcacttgtggaattactaataaatcttggaattatttttaaagtgaatagaaaaaaggacaataatgtaaattcattttaggtttcatcaaagttagttagtaaagagaaaattttttaataaaataataagatatatatatatatatatatatatatatatataattcaatctCTCCGgtagaaaaagagaaaaaaaaggatAATTAATCCCATCTCACATCTTCCTCGAAGTTTCTCTTTACGCGTGCGAGATACATGCAATAGACGAATCACGAATGGATAACTCCAGATGGATGAATGGTTGCGTTCAAGCGAATCAATGCCATTTATCGAATATAACGACCGCAAAGATGCATGAACTATTCAGACACGAACATTACTTATCAAAACATAAACTAAATATGAATCCGTACTTTCCGTGTATTGTGCGGCAAaacttcctcctctttctctagaATAAAGCGTGATTCGTGATCAGATCAAGAAAGCTATTGAGAAATTGCCTGGAAATGGTGGACCTGTAAATTAGTATATCTTTCGCCGCCTCTTGCGATCTATATAACAGGTATAACGCTGACCCTTAAACTTCAATTCGCAGTTTGCTAACAACCAACCAGCATCATTCATCGAATTCAAAACTGATCGCTATGTTTTGCGTCTCGAAATCGCAGCGCGGGAAACAGGAGAAAACAGAGGAGGCGCCGCAGCCTTCGCCAATCGCGCAGAGCGTTTCCAAGTCGTCGTCGTCGTTGCGGCAGGTTTTCTGCCACTTTGACGAGAACGACGACGGGAAGATCTCGGCGACGGAGCTGCAGAGCTGCATGCGGTCGATAGGGGAGGAGCTGTCGCACGAGGACGCGGTGGCGGTGGTGGAGTCGAGCGATAGCGACGGCGACGGCTTGCTGGGGTTCGACGACTTCGTGAGGCTGGTGGAAGGGGATGATggcgaggagaaggagaaggagaagacttTGAGGGAGGCGTTCGAGGTGTACCAGGAGACCGGCGACGCCTGCATCACGCCGAGGAGTCTGCGCCGTGCGCTGGGGAAGCTCGGGGCGACGAAGAACGTGGAGGAGTGCAGGATCATGATCCGGCAGTTCGATATAAACGGCGATGGAGTCATCACTTTCGATGAATTCCGCATAATGATACAGTAAACAACTTCTtgttcattattattattattataaacaaAAAGGGGATATAAACATTCTTAAACAATGTAAGATTAATCTACTCAGGAACGAATAATACATCTGAGGAATTTGAGCTTGATAATCACATCTCCAAGAAATTTCTACTAAGGCAATGAAATCCAATCGGAAAAGTTTAATTGTGCAAGGAATAGAAACGATTGAGCTaaaaaaattagagaaaaatcaaaCGTTTATTCAGCTTAAAAGGATATTCCAGCACAGAGAACTTAGCTTCAAGGTGCCGGTGCAAATTAATTAATCTCGGCCGGCCGCCGATGAAACTTTCAGCATCCAACCGTGAGCCATCTCCGATAAAGTCGGGCGCGCTCCGCCCGCCTCCTCTGGTTCTGGAAAGTGGCGCCCACCGCCTTCTCCGCCGCGCCCACTGCCTTCTCCAGCTCCTTCACCTTCGCAAGCAATGCATATTAATCGACCGCCTCATCAAATTTAGGCGTTTGTCGCTCACCTTTATGGTCGGCTTCTGACTGGGAAGCTCGCGAGCGCCGCCCTTGAGCAACACGCCTGTCCTCCACGACCAGACGCCGCGGCTCTCGTTCTTCTCTGCGCGCGCTACAGTCTTCAGAGGGGCAGAGCCGCCATTGATGGCGCTGCCTACCGATGGCGTCTTGCTCGTGCCGCCGCCGCCTATGTCCTTGTCCAGCTCCAAACTCAGCTGCGGACCGACGGCAAGAAACATGAATCAGCCACGAGTAACATACCGCGATCAAACAATTGACGCCGGCCGATCTTAAATGATCACCTGACGGATTCGAGTCTCCAGCGAGTGGAGGCGATCCAACAGAGCGTCCTTGAGTTCCAAATCGTGCATGGTGGACAGGGAGGTCGATCGACTGTGTTTGCCGCCGGCGTGCCTCGCGGACAAGAGATGCAAGTCGGCGGTGAAGT
The genomic region above belongs to Zingiber officinale cultivar Zhangliang chromosome 11A, Zo_v1.1, whole genome shotgun sequence and contains:
- the LOC122031576 gene encoding uncharacterized protein LOC122031576 — encoded protein: MEDSGLRSSERSSLVVQAKAASLPAPGESLLSRLDQFDLRLRQLEETHRLLLPAADCYFTADLHLLSARHAGGKHSRSTSLSTMHDLELKDALLDRLHSLETRIRQLSLELDKDIGGGGTSKTPSVGSAINGGSAPLKTVARAEKNESRGVWSWRTGVLLKGGARELPSQKPTIKVKELEKAVGAAEKAVGATFQNQRRRAERARLYRRWLTVGC
- the LOC122032117 gene encoding putative calcium-binding protein CML19, translating into MFCVSKSQRGKQEKTEEAPQPSPIAQSVSKSSSSLRQVFCHFDENDDGKISATELQSCMRSIGEELSHEDAVAVVESSDSDGDGLLGFDDFVRLVEGDDGEEKEKEKTLREAFEVYQETGDACITPRSLRRALGKLGATKNVEECRIMIRQFDINGDGVITFDEFRIMIQ